The following nucleotide sequence is from Carassius carassius chromosome 16, fCarCar2.1, whole genome shotgun sequence.
ACTTCAGTCGTGTGCTGACTTCCCGCAGGTTAATAAATGTTTCTGAGCGAGCGCAGGATGAGTGACGCAAGAAAAAGTCCTTCTTGAGGTGAACGCTCTGGGAGCCACGAAACTAAGAAACAGAAGAAATGAAGAGTCTATTTCACAGGTTGTTCACAACAATTAGAAATTGAATGTACTTTAGAgttgaagtgtgtcatttctgtgtagatttgacaaaaaatattgttttcaaacaggtttcctgaacactTCCCTGTCTGTCATTGGCCAGTCAAACAGAGTGCTCCGCCCCAACCTCATGCTATTGGTTAAGCCACTGTTGCTATAGTGGGTCAGCAAAAAACTCAAACAGAGGAATTTTTTGAAAACACCACAGAGACAGTCTTCATACATTTCGAGAAAATCAACCAGCTAATGGCTTAACTGAAATCTCTCCTCATTACAAGCAAGTATTTTAACATtcaaaaaattacacacttcaccttaaaTTCCTGTAATAATGAAAAGATTCCATACCTCTTCTgggacctaaaaaaaaaacaggaatataAGACTAGTGAATAACAAATTAGtgaaaataatgatattttacaaAGTATGTGACTATTGTGTCTCAGCCTTTGTCCTCCAACCTCATATAAAGCGAAGCCAATGGTGTGCATGTCCTGCCCTTGCTTGCGGTAACGTCTCCTGTCCTTCTGCATCAAGGCCACCAGGAAGCTGCAGGCCACCTCATCATCCTCAGGATCATCATCTTCCTCCAGCAGTGTGATCTTATATTGAGGGTTTATCCAGAATGTATCTGACGAAAAATAAACACGTGTGTAATACAGTTTTGCTGATGCATGCGATTCATTAGGAATGTGTGATTTGATCTTACTGGGGTTGTTCCTGCAGCCCCCTGCTGTACTTCCTCTCCTCCAAGTCCCGTTAAACTTAATCGTGTTCCAGAAATTTAGAGAATCTTCACTCAGAGCGTCTGGTGTGAGGTTACAGATCTCCAGACGAGAAAATTGACGTTTGAACTCCTGAAATGGCATCCTGAAGTGGCCAGAGAACAGAGCGTCGGTAAAATAATGTGAAGGGAAATAGAGGCAATCatttagtacaacccgaattccggaaaagttgggacgttttttaaattttaataaaatgaaaactaaaggaatttcaaatcacatgagccaatattttattcacaatagaacatagataacgtagcaaataattaaactgagaaattttacacttttatccacttaattagctcatttaaaatttaatgcctgctacaggtctcaaaaaagttggcacgggggcaacaaatggctaaaaaagcaagcagttttgaaaagattcagctgggagaacatctagtgattaattaagttaattgatatcaggtctgtaacatgataagctataaaagctttgtcttagagaagcagagtctctcagaagtaaagatgggcagaggctctccaatctgtgaaagactgcgtaaaaaaattgtggaaaactttaaaaacaatgttcctcaacgtcaaattgcaaaggctttgcgaatctcatcatctacagtgcataacatcatcaaaagattcagagaaactggagaaatctctgtgcgtaagggacaaggccggagacctttattggatgcccgtggtcttcgggctctcagacgacactgcatcactcatcggcatgattgtgtcaatgacattactaaatgggcccaggaatactttcagaaaccactgtcggtaaacacaatccgccgtgccatcagcagatgccaactaaagctctaacatgcaaaaaggaagccatatgtgaacatggtccagaagcgccgtcgtgtcctgtgggccaaggctcatttaaaatggactatttcaaagtggaatagtgttttatggtcagacgagtccaaatttgacattcttgttggaaatcacggacgccgtgtcctccgggctaaagaggagggagaccttccagcatgttatcagcgttcagttcaaaagccagcatctctgatggtatgggggtgcataagtgcatacggtatgggcagcttgcatgttttggaaggctctgtgaatgctgaaaggtatataaaggttttagagcaacatatgcttccctccaaacaacgtctatttcagggaaggccttgtttatttcagcaggacaatgcaaaaccacatactgcagctataacaacagcatggcttcgtcgtagaagagtccgggtgttaacctggcctgcctgcagtccagatctttcacctatagagaacatttggcgcatcataaaacgaaaaatacgtcaaagatgaccacgaactcttcagcagctggaaatctatataaggcaagaatgggaccaaattccaacagcaaaactccagcaactcatagcctcaatgcccagacgtcttcaaactgttttgaaaagaaaaggagatgctacaccatggtaaacatgccccgtcccaactattttgagacctgtagcagaaatcaaaattgaaaggAGCTcagtttgtgcataaaattgtaaacttttcagtttaaacatttactatgttatctatgttctattgtgaataaaatattggctcatgtgatttgaaagtcttttagttttcattttattcaaatttaaaaaaacgtcccaacttttccggaattcgggttgtatatagagTACGGCTGTTCAGCTTCTGAACTTCTGAATCTGAAAGAGTTGATGCCAAGAACAGATTCCAGCAAACCTTATACAATTATGAATCTACAATATATCATTTACatgtgaaaaagaaaatcaatgaCTAAAATACTCACAGAACTCAGAAACCCATGATGATTAAACCTACAGAAAGAGTCACTGattgaatcagtgaatgaatccaAACGAGTCATTTTTGTGAACAGAACCAAAGATTTAGGTGATTGGGATAAATAAAAATCCTCCTGTTTAGCAGTCGCAGCTCTTCTGGGATGTGTAGTAGTTTGGTAATCAAGGTAATAGACAATTCAGTTCATGCATAGGAATCCAAAGCTTTGGAGTCGACTTTCAAATGCCAACATCTTTGATTCTTTTTGGGACTGACTCTTTGCCCTAATAGAGAGTGCATAGTTAAAGGTGTGAGAACCATGAACATCCAATTTCTGTGGAGATTTACCAGAACTCGCCATCCTCCATGTGGTTGTTCATTTCCTCTCTCTCTGCTGGATCAATCCCATTCCACTCAGAAGAACTGGAAATTAAATGTAAGTGTTACACTATGAGCAAGAATATCTGAATGCATTCTGACTGGTCGACTCACTTGTCACTCCAAGCCCCTGTCCATTCAACTTGCCCCCAAGGGTTTCGGATGCGGATCAGCCTCTCTCTGCTGCCACGGAAATTCacctaaaattaaaacaacatgGGTCTGATGCAAACCGTAGTAATGGTAACCTACTGAGCTCAAGATACATTTTAGAGGTGATCCTGACCTCTCTGAGACCCGTGACGGAGTACGCATGTCCCTTCACCAGCTTCTTAAAAGTTACAGCCTCCATATCAAAGGCACTGGTGATCTACCAGacaaatcacacacaaaaaattagTATATGGATCCATAAATGGTGCATTTTGTCTCCAGGCCTGTAGTAGGCACTGTGGGGACTCACATCAATAGAGCAGCCCAACAGTGAGCCTCTCTCCAAGGCTTTGACAATGATGCGGTGCAAGTCTTTGGGAGCTTTACGCAGCTCGTACATCTCGGCCACTCCACCCGTGAAGTCCTCAAAACCTTCAGTGGTGGACCCTCCCGACAGAGCTTCATATGAGCCATTCAGCCTACGGGCACACACGCACATGCTATGGTCCCTATGACTGTCATATGCCAAGAAGAAGACAGAGGAAGAGACTTACTTGGCATAGGCTTTTTCCAGCAAGGCGCTCCAAAACTCATTTCCCTCTGCTGAGTGAACAAACATCAGCTCTTTATCCTTCACAGGCAAACGGTCATCGACCACAACGTCCACCCAATCACCAAACTGCCAGAACTGTGGAACATGGGATAATACAAATTAGTGAGACAAATACTGTGATAAAAATACATGTTGCCTATATTAAAGaacaaaaatttgctgaaaaatgaCTCCCTGATGTGGATCCATCAGTCATCTCTCTTTCTTCAAtggaacatatttggagaaatgaatCATTACATTGCTTTCTCACCAATgaatccactgcagtgaatgggtcaaaatgtgagtccaaacagctgatgcagccggaaacaatggtttgaagttaaaatgtccTAATGATGAATTTCTTaaacatacagcttttcacttcgcTAGAagttcattgatggactggagtgatgtggattattgtgatgttttaatcatctgtttggactctcattctgacggcacccattcactgcagaggatccattgctgagcaagtgatctaatgctacatttctccaaatctgttccaatgaagaagaacactcatctacatcttggatggccagagggtttgtacattttcaacaaatctttattttggggtgaactactcatttaataaaaaatacgtttttatagttaaaaaataggaaatgatcaaaataaagaatgaaaagcaGAAGTTTAAGAGctttgtatttgtattgtttcTGCTAATGTGTGTTCTACACGTCGGCTGTGCACCTGGAAGTGGAAGATGCCGGCGTACTCGTCCGTAAAGCTTTGTCCATGAGGAACAACTCTGTGAAGCAGCCTGTCATTTAAAGTCAGGGATGCGATGGCAGCTAACAGCCAACAGTCACCTGAGTGGAGAAAAATTACCACAGGAAATCCCAAAATTATTGTGGATAATGTTTGTATGTACTACAATGCCCCGTTAGGGGGAGCTCTCCACCCACAGCCAGAAAGGGGGTGTGGTATGTGTTTGTACAACGAGATAACAGCAGTTTCAGTATTGTACATTTACTTTGGATGAAAGCTGCTTTATCTCAAACAACCCTTGTGAAAGCCAAACCCCTCTGACTGCAGAGGCTTGAACCACGTCATGAATAAAATGCATATCTGTGATAAGTTTCGCCATCCTCCTCCTCCCAGTGTTTGCTGAACAAACAATCATTTTATTTGGGACTCATGAgtgtacactctctctctctctctctcacacacacacacaccatgagctGTGGCTTGCAGCCAGCGATCCCAGAGTCCTCGAATGCTACACCAGTGTCTGTGACTCACCACTCAGAAATCATGTTTAGCCACTCCCCAccgacagaaaacacacacacacacacacacacacacatctgcccCCCAACACAAATTTCTCTTAAAAGCAACAGAAAACACTTCAAATTATGATCATAGAGGTGTTATTAATCATAT
It contains:
- the LOC132159994 gene encoding calpain-1 catalytic subunit-like, translated to MYSIGGVSSRIYKERLQAEGMGTNDNAVKFLNQDYEELKRECLESGRLFEDPCFPAVPQSLGFKELAPYSSKTHGVQWIRPTELSNNPEFIVGGATRTDICQGALGDCWLLAAIASLTLNDRLLHRVVPHGQSFTDEYAGIFHFQFWQFGDWVDVVVDDRLPVKDKELMFVHSAEGNEFWSALLEKAYAKLNGSYEALSGGSTTEGFEDFTGGVAEMYELRKAPKDLHRIIVKALERGSLLGCSIDITSAFDMEAVTFKKLVKGHAYSVTGLREVNFRGSRERLIRIRNPWGQVEWTGAWSDNSSEWNGIDPAEREEMNNHMEDGEFWMPFQEFKRQFSRLEICNLTPDALSEDSLNFWNTIKFNGTWRRGSTAGGCRNNPNTFWINPQYKITLLEEDDDPEDDEVACSFLVALMQKDRRRYRKQGQDMHTIGFALYEVPEEFRGSQSVHLKKDFFLRHSSCARSETFINLREVSTRLKLPPGEYLVVPSTFEPGKEADFVLRVFTEKQSETQEMDDEISFNLEDEEEVSEEDMEDSFKKLFAQLSGEDMEISVHELRTILNRVVSKHRDVKTDGFSLESCRCMVSLMDKDGSARLGTVEFQILWNKIRKWLGIFRQFDLDKSGTMSSYEMRLAVESAGFKLNNKLHQVIVARYSDGDTIDFDNFVCCLVKLEAMFRTFRELDKEGSGIAELNVSEWLYLTMCG